One genomic segment of Bacteroidota bacterium includes these proteins:
- a CDS encoding CRTAC1 family protein, translating into MNKKLIAIIAGVAILATLAFTQRKNIKEYLAQSKDSDTIIKTEVIPFPMDAKSNAEIADYLHIVYSKVFVPNNRFANIAMANYYLNSPVPADPDKKFDHYFNLCSQLVNSGKIDEAIRFINEYESKTDINEFEKSQRKKWLAAKAITYMRYGEIQNCISNHNAESCIMPFSKAAVHTNLTGVEKAIEIYLQILHEEPQDLTNTYMLNIACMAAGTYPDGVPAEFLIPPSAFASEYDMGKFENIAADLGVDFNDMCGGVIMDDFNNDGFIDMFTCGWGLNEQCNYIINNGDGTFTNLTESAGLKNYPGGLYIVQTDYNNDGFLDVFITRGAWLAEKGVVPNSLLKNNGDNTFTDVTAKVGLISYNPTQAATWSDFNNDGWVDLFIGNESFRNKGINNPSELYINDHGTFKNIAKESGVDVVAFIKGVTSGDYDNDGDPDLYVSINGEENILFQNITEKGSMKMQFKNVSKEAGITGPKKSFPCAFLDFNNDGLLDIINFSYSANQSDRDIPAEYLGVPIQSDIPALYINNGDGTFKDIALEAGLNKTFLVMGCNYGDLDMDGYIDFYLGTGKPSLRSLIPNRLLRNDGGKYLQDVTTSAGMGHLQKGHAISFADLNGDGYPEIFAQMGGSYEADGFRDCLFSNPANYNNHFVSLDLQGTITNRAAIGARIKITVLENGADRNIYETVSNGASFGANDLRMEIGLGKATQIKEITITWPTSGTTQTFKNVALDQHYRVIENNNTLIPVNVPVFQYQKSETPMMHDHQAM; encoded by the coding sequence ATGAATAAAAAATTAATCGCAATCATTGCTGGAGTAGCAATATTAGCAACACTGGCATTTACTCAGAGAAAAAACATTAAAGAATACTTAGCCCAGTCTAAAGATTCTGATACTATTATTAAAACAGAAGTGATACCTTTTCCGATGGATGCAAAAAGCAATGCAGAAATTGCAGATTATCTGCATATAGTATATTCAAAAGTTTTTGTTCCAAATAATCGTTTTGCCAATATTGCTATGGCTAACTATTATTTAAATTCACCTGTCCCCGCTGATCCGGATAAAAAGTTTGATCACTATTTTAACTTGTGTTCGCAGTTAGTAAACTCCGGTAAAATAGATGAGGCAATTCGCTTTATCAACGAATATGAATCCAAAACAGATATCAACGAATTTGAAAAATCGCAGCGCAAAAAATGGTTGGCAGCAAAAGCAATTACTTATATGCGCTATGGTGAAATTCAAAATTGTATTTCAAATCATAATGCAGAATCCTGCATCATGCCTTTTTCAAAAGCGGCTGTACATACAAATCTCACCGGCGTAGAAAAAGCAATTGAAATCTATTTACAAATATTACATGAAGAACCCCAGGACCTTACCAATACTTATATGCTGAATATTGCATGTATGGCGGCAGGTACTTATCCCGATGGTGTGCCGGCAGAATTTCTTATTCCGCCGTCTGCTTTTGCTTCGGAATACGACATGGGCAAGTTTGAAAATATAGCTGCGGATTTAGGAGTAGATTTTAATGATATGTGTGGTGGAGTTATTATGGATGATTTTAATAATGATGGATTTATTGACATGTTTACTTGCGGATGGGGATTGAATGAACAATGCAACTATATTATTAATAATGGCGATGGCACATTTACTAATCTAACTGAGTCGGCAGGACTTAAAAACTACCCCGGTGGTTTGTATATCGTTCAAACAGATTATAACAATGATGGATTTTTAGATGTATTTATTACTCGTGGTGCATGGTTAGCAGAAAAAGGCGTTGTACCAAATTCATTACTAAAAAATAATGGAGACAATACATTTACAGATGTAACCGCAAAAGTGGGTTTAATTAGTTATAACCCTACTCAGGCTGCCACATGGAGCGACTTTAATAATGATGGTTGGGTGGATTTATTTATTGGCAATGAATCATTCAGAAACAAAGGAATAAATAATCCTTCGGAATTATATATTAATGATCATGGCACTTTTAAAAATATTGCTAAAGAATCAGGAGTGGATGTAGTAGCATTTATAAAAGGTGTTACTTCCGGTGATTATGATAATGATGGAGATCCGGATTTATATGTGTCTATAAATGGTGAAGAAAATATTTTATTTCAGAATATTACAGAGAAAGGCAGCATGAAAATGCAGTTTAAAAATGTATCAAAAGAAGCTGGTATAACAGGTCCTAAAAAAAGTTTTCCATGTGCATTTTTAGATTTTAATAATGATGGGTTGTTAGATATTATCAATTTTAGTTATTCTGCAAATCAAAGTGATAGAGATATTCCTGCTGAATATTTAGGAGTACCTATTCAAAGCGATATTCCTGCCCTTTATATTAACAATGGTGATGGCACTTTTAAAGATATTGCATTGGAAGCAGGACTGAATAAAACATTTTTAGTAATGGGTTGCAACTATGGCGATCTTGATATGGATGGTTATATTGATTTTTATTTAGGAACAGGCAAGCCCTCATTGCGCAGTTTAATTCCCAATCGTTTATTAAGAAATGATGGTGGAAAATATTTGCAAGATGTAACTACTTCTGCCGGTATGGGTCATTTACAAAAAGGACATGCAATCAGTTTTGCAGATTTAAATGGAGATGGATATCCTGAAATTTTTGCGCAAATGGGTGGCTCTTATGAAGCGGATGGTTTCAGAGATTGTTTGTTCTCTAATCCCGCAAATTACAATAATCATTTTGTGAGTTTAGACTTGCAAGGAACAATTACTAATCGTGCAGCAATTGGCGCAAGAATAAAAATTACAGTGTTAGAAAATGGTGCAGATAGAAATATTTATGAAACAGTTTCTAACGGAGCAAGTTTTGGAGCAAATGATTTGCGTATGGAAATAGGTTTGGGCAAAGCAACTCAGATTAAAGAAATTACTATCACCTGGCCAACAAGCGGTACCACACAAACATTTAAAAATGTTGCCCTGGATCAGCATTATCGTGTGATAGAAAATAACAATACATTAATTCCTGTGAATGTTCCTGTATTTCAATATCAAAAATCAGAAACACCGATGATGCACGATCATCAGGCGATGTAA
- a CDS encoding autotransporter-associated beta strand repeat-containing protein produces the protein MKKLITLISLAFICANVFSQTILYWDGNAPNGNWNENNWWNGFATTTPTGSEILQFDNNNQTSMINNLSGSASNRYRINFIIGASNARTITGTTENIFYDYSSNVPAIYNNSGTTHTINFPFANGNSNGANRLELNANSGGIIFGGNIRASGGTRTLVTLGSSTITFNGIISNGVSSTLNFTKEGSGTSIFNAANTYSGETRVTAGTLQLTGSGTFGSASSVYVSSGATLSLNNINSTVASVSETGTGNGGTVSLGSGNLTISGGWTGTRFQNSITGTGGITKQGTGILSLYGTQSYSGSTTISGGELSTSVTMSSTNFILNGGDFRIATNNIISNSANFNISAGTFYCDKLESINNVTISGTGILRVSDDLIINDLTISSGGSILIDASKTLTINGTVTYTGGTLSSAANGKIIYNQSSDGQNVMPGTYGDLQFNNFNKVLSNTGIIYIAGATDCFIPGTATGHTVTGSTIEFSRNGNQNVPVFTYYNLTFSGSSGTKTLTGSISVNGNLSITSSSIFSGATYTVNLAGNWINYNATGFSNTACTVNLNGSGSQTINTTDGEDFYILQKSGTGTTTLQSNVNILGAGSALNISNGILDAGNNSLSGSGSAALIMSGGTLQIAKLSTILPEIPSNYTISGGTIELNGAGSQTLRGARAYRNLTFSNSGTKGVTSAPSSITGTLIIAGTVILDVSNASMGGTGTNLTMTETSKLITGNAGLKPSPEGAYSLGGGTTIEFSGIGDLNPRVASISYYNVIISGTNVNITGTTDGLPFQSGGTFTVKDGAVFAFKNTNGFSGATNTAINNSPSPTIVLEPNSTIGYRGSTQSVTTAAYQNLRIGAAGTKTLAGAITVNGNLDLYAGTLDALIYTINLAGSILGTATQTNSSGKISMTGASATISGATLGNLELNNASGFSLSGSPTINNVLTFTSGKLTMGANSITLASNAVGAIAGYNSSKYFVTDGAGYVRRAVTGPNAYDFPVGTSTNYDPAKITWSGVSGTDQLSTRFIAATLSNPTGLTSLAYAGLSDEPDVPTPITEFLNNGYWEITSTGAPNNYQIDLTASGAGNLAVYAQQHTIFKNSTTGPTGWAQAGDAIDIWGDSDIGTSGYQYTLTPNPLHLQNTNVSGFSYFAIGRSASYILPIVLTEFTAELINTDVVLNWITASEVNNDYFSIERSMDGSIWNAIGQVDGAGSTSTVNHYDFTDKDAPGMVLYYRLKQIDFNGNYEYSPIRVVNNLGNEAYIIYGYYTLTGQQIESLENAPTGIYLQLSNKGNTKIFHNE, from the coding sequence ATGAAAAAACTAATAACCCTTATTTCTTTGGCGTTTATATGCGCCAATGTTTTTAGCCAAACTATATTATATTGGGATGGTAATGCACCCAATGGGAATTGGAATGAAAATAATTGGTGGAATGGCTTTGCAACAACAACTCCAACAGGAAGCGAAATTTTGCAATTCGATAATAATAATCAGACTTCAATGATTAATAATCTTTCTGGAAGTGCGTCAAACAGATATCGAATAAATTTTATCATTGGAGCAAGTAATGCAAGAACTATTACCGGTACCACCGAAAATATATTTTATGATTATTCAAGTAATGTTCCAGCCATTTATAATAATTCTGGTACAACACACACAATAAACTTTCCTTTCGCAAATGGTAATTCAAATGGAGCAAATCGTTTGGAGCTAAATGCAAATAGTGGAGGAATCATTTTTGGAGGAAACATTCGTGCCTCGGGTGGTACACGTACATTAGTAACATTAGGCAGTAGTACAATAACTTTCAATGGAATAATTTCTAACGGTGTAAGTTCCACTTTAAATTTCACCAAAGAAGGAAGCGGTACATCAATTTTTAATGCTGCAAATACTTATTCAGGAGAAACAAGAGTAACCGCCGGAACACTTCAATTAACAGGTAGTGGAACATTCGGAAGTGCCTCATCGGTTTATGTTAGCTCTGGTGCAACTTTATCACTTAATAATATTAATTCAACTGTAGCTTCTGTATCTGAAACGGGCACTGGTAATGGAGGTACAGTTTCGCTAGGCTCAGGTAATCTTACTATTTCTGGAGGCTGGACAGGCACACGATTTCAAAATAGTATAACCGGTACAGGAGGAATTACTAAACAAGGAACAGGAATCTTATCGCTTTACGGTACTCAAAGTTATTCAGGTTCAACGACTATATCTGGAGGTGAATTATCTACTTCAGTAACGATGTCATCTACCAACTTTATCTTGAACGGAGGTGATTTTAGAATTGCAACAAATAATATAATTTCGAATTCGGCAAATTTTAATATTTCCGCAGGAACATTTTATTGTGATAAATTAGAATCCATTAATAACGTTACAATCAGTGGAACAGGCATCCTTCGAGTTAGCGACGATTTAATAATTAATGATTTGACCATTTCCTCGGGAGGATCAATTTTAATTGATGCAAGCAAAACATTAACAATAAATGGAACGGTAACTTATACAGGAGGAACATTATCATCAGCTGCAAATGGAAAGATAATTTATAATCAATCATCTGATGGTCAAAATGTAATGCCTGGAACTTACGGTGATCTCCAATTTAACAATTTCAATAAAGTATTATCAAACACTGGTATAATATATATTGCAGGTGCAACAGACTGCTTCATTCCCGGTACAGCAACTGGCCATACAGTTACAGGTTCTACAATTGAATTTAGCAGAAATGGGAATCAAAATGTACCAGTATTTACCTATTATAATTTAACCTTTAGTGGATCCTCAGGTACGAAAACTCTAACAGGTTCGATAAGTGTTAATGGCAATCTTTCAATTACAAGCTCGTCTATTTTTTCAGGCGCTACCTATACTGTAAATCTTGCAGGAAATTGGATAAATTATAATGCGACTGGATTTTCCAATACAGCTTGTACTGTCAATTTAAATGGCTCAGGTTCACAAACTATTAACACCACGGATGGTGAGGATTTTTATATCTTACAAAAGTCAGGAACAGGAACTACAACCCTTCAATCAAATGTAAATATTCTGGGTGCAGGCTCAGCGTTAAATATTTCTAACGGTATTTTAGATGCCGGCAATAATTCACTATCAGGCTCGGGGTCAGCAGCTTTAATTATGTCTGGAGGTACATTGCAAATTGCAAAACTTAGTACAATCCTGCCGGAAATTCCAAGTAATTATACAATATCCGGAGGGACTATTGAATTAAATGGCGCAGGTTCACAAACATTACGTGGAGCAAGAGCGTACCGCAATCTTACTTTTTCAAATTCTGGAACTAAGGGAGTTACCTCAGCACCAAGTTCTATCACAGGAACTTTGATTATTGCTGGTACGGTAATATTAGATGTATCTAATGCATCAATGGGAGGAACCGGAACAAATCTTACAATGACAGAAACGTCAAAATTAATTACTGGAAATGCAGGCCTAAAACCAAGTCCCGAAGGAGCATATTCATTAGGAGGAGGAACTACAATTGAGTTCAGCGGTATAGGTGATCTCAATCCTCGTGTTGCATCTATTTCATATTATAATGTAATTATAAGTGGAACAAATGTAAATATCACCGGCACAACAGACGGTCTTCCCTTCCAATCGGGTGGTACTTTTACTGTTAAGGATGGAGCTGTGTTTGCTTTTAAAAATACAAATGGTTTTTCTGGAGCTACAAATACTGCAATAAATAATTCTCCCTCGCCTACCATTGTTTTAGAACCAAATTCCACAATCGGTTACAGAGGAAGTACACAAAGTGTTACAACTGCTGCATATCAAAACTTAAGAATAGGTGCGGCGGGTACAAAAACTTTAGCAGGTGCTATTACGGTTAATGGAAATTTAGATTTATATGCAGGCACTTTAGATGCTTTAATTTATACAATCAATCTAGCCGGAAGTATCTTAGGAACAGCTACTCAAACAAATTCAAGTGGCAAAATATCAATGACCGGAGCAAGCGCAACTATCAGCGGAGCTACTCTCGGTAATTTAGAATTAAATAATGCCAGCGGTTTTTCATTAAGTGGTTCGCCTACTATTAATAATGTACTCACTTTTACAAGTGGTAAATTAACTATGGGTGCAAATAGTATAACTCTTGCAAGTAATGCAGTTGGTGCAATAGCAGGTTATAACAGTTCTAAATATTTTGTAACCGATGGAGCAGGTTATGTGCGCCGTGCAGTTACTGGTCCAAATGCTTATGATTTTCCTGTTGGTACTTCAACAAATTATGATCCTGCTAAAATTACATGGTCTGGTGTTTCGGGAACAGATCAATTAAGTACAAGATTTATTGCTGCAACATTAAGTAATCCTACAGGATTAACTTCTTTAGCTTATGCTGGGTTAAGTGATGAGCCGGATGTTCCAACGCCGATTACAGAATTTTTAAATAATGGTTATTGGGAAATAACTAGCACTGGCGCTCCTAATAATTATCAGATAGATTTAACAGCAAGTGGAGCAGGTAATCTGGCTGTATATGCACAACAACATACTATTTTTAAAAACAGTACAACTGGCCCAACTGGTTGGGCTCAGGCAGGTGATGCTATAGATATTTGGGGAGATTCGGATATTGGAACTTCAGGTTATCAATACACCTTAACTCCAAATCCATTACACTTACAAAATACCAATGTATCCGGCTTTTCATATTTCGCAATAGGTCGTTCAGCATCGTATATTCTCCCCATCGTTCTCACAGAATTTACTGCTGAATTAATTAATACTGATGTGGTATTAAACTGGATTACAGCATCGGAAGTAAACAACGATTATTTCAGTATCGAGCGCAGTATGGATGGCAGTATATGGAATGCCATTGGTCAGGTAGATGGCGCAGGTTCTACAAGTACTGTAAACCATTATGATTTTACGGATAAGGATGCACCGGGAATGGTGTTGTATTATCGTTTAAAGCAAATTGATTTTAATGGCAATTATGAATACAGTCCTATTCGTGTTGTAAATAATTTGGGTAATGAAGCTTACATTATTTACGGATATTATACACTTACCGGACAGCAAATTGAATCATTGGAAAATGCACCTACGGGTATTTATTTACAACTGAGTAATAAAGGGAATACGAAGATTTTTCATAATGAGTAA
- a CDS encoding HlyD family secretion protein: MKSNTRTFLIIFIITLSLILIYWLILSFYNNKNRTDDAMVDGDIAPVLTRTDGFAEKIYVEDNQLVNKGDTLVQLDTIDYHLQLLQAETALHISKTNLERSLIVLDSKKIDEKIAKQQIQIHESDLAYSEINYKRNKVLKDKGVVSVQVFEFTEETYKKAILNLENANDKLRQTEVGLLDAEKEAELSKLNIATQQNQIEILKRNILFSTVLSPATGYVSKRSVQTGQMVRSGTQIFSIVQSDNIWVTANFKETQISKFPIGQKVKLKVDAYPDEEFFGIVETVGAATGSKFALVPPDNATGNYVKVIQRVPVKIIFEDLQKAKELLRPGFSVMVTL; the protein is encoded by the coding sequence ATGAAATCGAACACCCGTACCTTTCTTATCATATTTATTATCACCCTTTCCCTTATATTAATTTATTGGCTCATCCTGAGTTTTTACAATAACAAAAACCGCACAGATGACGCTATGGTGGATGGCGATATTGCGCCTGTGTTAACTCGTACTGATGGATTTGCAGAAAAAATATATGTAGAAGATAATCAGTTGGTGAACAAGGGAGATACATTAGTACAATTAGATACTATTGATTATCACTTGCAATTACTTCAGGCAGAAACTGCATTGCATATTTCCAAAACAAATCTCGAACGCTCGTTAATTGTTTTAGATTCAAAAAAAATTGATGAGAAAATTGCAAAGCAGCAAATACAAATTCATGAATCTGATCTTGCCTATTCAGAAATAAATTATAAACGCAACAAAGTACTTAAGGATAAAGGAGTTGTTTCGGTGCAGGTATTTGAATTTACCGAGGAGACTTATAAAAAAGCCATTTTAAATTTAGAGAATGCAAATGACAAATTAAGACAAACAGAAGTAGGTTTATTAGATGCAGAAAAAGAAGCAGAGCTGAGCAAATTAAATATAGCTACACAACAAAATCAAATAGAAATATTGAAAAGAAACATACTCTTTTCCACTGTGCTATCCCCTGCTACCGGATATGTTTCGAAAAGAAGTGTGCAAACCGGACAGATGGTGCGTTCAGGTACGCAAATATTTTCAATTGTGCAATCTGATAATATTTGGGTAACTGCAAATTTTAAAGAAACACAAATTTCAAAATTCCCTATCGGACAAAAAGTAAAACTAAAAGTAGATGCCTATCCCGATGAAGAATTTTTTGGAATTGTGGAAACGGTTGGCGCAGCAACAGGATCTAAATTCGCATTGGTGCCACCCGATAATGCTACAGGTAATTATGTGAAAGTAATTCAGCGTGTTCCGGTAAAAATAATTTTTGAAGATTTACAAAAAGCAAAAGAACTTCTCAGACCTGGTTTCAGCGTAATGGTAACATTATAA
- a CDS encoding MFS transporter has product MGQSVAFSYVRSQFGVSSEDALWLLRGFHAAAIITSIVGIVIIKWVGNKWLFICSAFIFLIATIISIYTNSFSILLCARITAGFANGFMQAVAGLLFIATYQGKEKPLGSIISLAATIVGICLSLAINSSFLEDFGWRFTYVLSVPIMSTVFLSAFFFIPVREQKESIEVDWLSIFPFAILIFSMLYTVMYWDAFGGLSSIYITSSISIFIISATILFIRGFTHTNPIFDTTLFKYPSFIAAFFISFLSGVVFVFNFNMIAKLLGGILQMSFSDILVFISLLALLLFVSILLGVILLAKKVNAFWMMIAGLLCIAFACNQFSQLNTQFYINNIITPSLVCMLGAAFIALSVIIVAMKSVPPEKIAKVGNFRSVLFLLGIAIAAVDLTRIIDYRRVANFNAMIRYTNAGDSVFSQRLSGFKAFYLSKGYDPDSAYQAAIKAMTGTFQLQAFFKGMMQTFHIASIICIAFACLIFLLWLINNLQWIANKFQIQHSKMHNHV; this is encoded by the coding sequence ATGGGACAGAGTGTTGCTTTTTCTTATGTCCGCAGTCAATTTGGTGTAAGCAGTGAAGATGCATTGTGGTTGTTGAGAGGCTTTCATGCTGCTGCAATTATTACAAGCATAGTTGGAATAGTAATTATTAAATGGGTTGGAAACAAGTGGTTATTTATTTGTAGTGCGTTTATATTTTTAATTGCAACAATAATTTCTATTTATACAAATTCATTTTCAATTTTATTATGTGCACGCATTACCGCAGGCTTCGCAAATGGATTTATGCAAGCAGTGGCAGGATTATTATTTATAGCAACCTATCAGGGAAAAGAAAAACCATTAGGTTCCATTATAAGTCTTGCTGCTACTATAGTTGGAATATGTTTAAGCCTTGCAATTAACAGCTCATTTCTTGAAGATTTCGGATGGCGATTTACTTATGTGTTAAGTGTACCAATAATGAGTACAGTTTTCCTATCTGCATTCTTTTTCATTCCTGTTCGTGAACAAAAAGAAAGTATTGAAGTTGACTGGTTAAGCATTTTTCCTTTTGCAATTCTTATTTTTTCAATGCTGTATACTGTAATGTATTGGGATGCATTTGGTGGATTAAGCAGCATTTATATTACAAGCAGTATTAGTATTTTTATTATTAGCGCAACTATATTATTCATTCGTGGCTTCACGCATACAAATCCAATTTTCGATACCACCTTATTCAAATATCCAAGTTTTATTGCTGCATTTTTTATTTCCTTTTTAAGTGGAGTTGTGTTTGTTTTCAATTTTAATATGATAGCGAAATTATTAGGAGGTATATTACAAATGTCGTTTAGCGATATTTTGGTATTTATTAGTTTGCTTGCCTTGCTGTTATTTGTAAGTATATTATTAGGCGTAATTCTGCTTGCTAAAAAAGTAAATGCGTTTTGGATGATGATAGCCGGTTTACTGTGTATTGCATTTGCCTGCAATCAATTTTCACAATTGAATACTCAATTTTATATCAATAATATTATAACACCGTCTTTAGTCTGTATGCTGGGTGCAGCCTTTATTGCATTGAGTGTAATAATTGTTGCGATGAAAAGTGTGCCTCCCGAAAAAATTGCCAAAGTGGGAAATTTCCGCAGTGTACTTTTCTTGTTAGGAATTGCGATTGCAGCAGTGGATTTAACCAGAATAATTGATTATAGAAGAGTGGCGAATTTCAATGCAATGATAAGATATACTAATGCTGGCGACTCTGTTTTCAGTCAACGACTTTCCGGTTTTAAAGCATTCTATCTCAGCAAAGGATATGATCCTGATTCAGCATATCAAGCTGCTATCAAAGCAATGACAGGCACTTTTCAATTGCAGGCATTTTTTAAAGGTATGATGCAAACATTTCATATTGCATCTATAATATGTATTGCATTTGCATGCCTTATTTTTTTACTGTGGTTAATTAATAATTTACAGTGGATTGCCAATAAATTTCAAATTCAACATTCTAAAATGCATAACCATGTTTAA
- a CDS encoding alpha/beta hydrolase, whose translation MQKKDRSLEEMQSQQSGSYTPILESADTVVLFKTIDTVNLHLNIFYPDSMQSDTLLPCMIFFFPGGFIHGSPDMFEDQAKYFASKGLITVCADYRVIARNKITAIESLKDANSAMRWLRQYGTGLQIDTNRIIASGGSAGGVLCILTALDNPIGDDASDDLSFSTKPNYMVLFNPVINLEEFEFRIRKFNGNAEALNPYQFLNIAMPPTIIMHGTDDELAGYFYAKKWVESMQQLGSDAELITYEGQKHGFYQRNNANGFYYDATLNEAENWLRKQGLIK comes from the coding sequence GTGCAAAAGAAGGATAGATCTCTGGAAGAAATGCAATCCCAGCAAAGTGGTAGTTACACGCCTATTTTAGAATCGGCAGATACCGTCGTATTATTTAAAACTATTGATACGGTAAACCTTCATCTCAATATTTTTTATCCTGATAGTATGCAGTCGGACACTTTATTGCCTTGTATGATTTTCTTTTTTCCCGGAGGATTTATTCATGGCTCACCGGATATGTTTGAAGATCAGGCAAAATATTTTGCATCTAAAGGTTTGATTACTGTATGTGCGGATTACAGAGTTATTGCACGAAATAAAATTACCGCAATTGAAAGTTTGAAAGATGCAAATTCTGCAATGCGTTGGTTGAGACAATACGGTACCGGTTTGCAAATTGATACCAATAGAATTATTGCTTCCGGTGGTTCTGCCGGTGGTGTGCTATGTATTTTAACTGCTTTGGATAATCCGATTGGCGATGATGCTTCTGACGATTTATCCTTTAGTACCAAACCCAATTATATGGTGTTGTTTAATCCGGTAATAAATTTGGAAGAGTTTGAATTCAGAATAAGAAAATTTAATGGAAATGCAGAGGCATTAAATCCATATCAATTTTTAAATATAGCAATGCCACCAACTATTATAATGCATGGCACTGATGATGAACTTGCAGGATATTTTTATGCAAAGAAGTGGGTAGAGAGCATGCAACAATTAGGTAGTGATGCGGAACTGATTACTTATGAAGGTCAGAAGCATGGTTTTTATCAACGCAATAATGCCAATGGTTTTTATTATGATGCTACTTTAAATGAAGCAGAAAATTGGCTGAGAAAACAAGGGCTTATTAAATAG
- a CDS encoding DEAD/DEAH box helicase codes for MTFNEFHLVQEIYDGLDSIGFESPTPIQEQAIPIILEGKDLIACAQTGTGKTAAFLLPILHKIVLNGHNSINTLVIVPTRELALQIDESIQAFAYFTRASSIAVYGGNDGIMFEQEKKALREGADIIIATPGRLLSHISQGYGNFDNLQHLVLDEADRMLDMGFNDDIMRIISKLPKKRQTLFFSATMPPKIRILANKLLTNPQEINIATSKPAEGVMQGAYVLFEDQKIPLVKSLLTGKKIATVLIFSSTKEKVKRLEIELRKLKIDAAAIHSDLDQNQRKDVLRKFSSKQLHVLVATDILSRGIDIDSIGLVLNYDVPGDAEDYIHRVGRTARADTTGVALTFINEQDQRKFKSIEDLIGYPVKKLDLPPELGAVPEYNPGARRQNNFNRRRPNRNTNRK; via the coding sequence ATGACTTTCAACGAATTCCACTTAGTGCAGGAGATTTATGACGGGCTTGATTCAATTGGATTCGAATCGCCCACTCCTATTCAGGAACAAGCTATTCCAATTATTTTAGAAGGAAAAGATCTGATTGCCTGTGCGCAAACAGGCACCGGAAAAACAGCGGCATTTCTATTGCCGATTTTACATAAAATAGTTTTGAACGGACATAACTCTATCAATACATTAGTGATTGTTCCTACACGGGAATTAGCATTGCAAATTGATGAATCCATTCAGGCATTTGCGTATTTTACCCGAGCAAGTTCAATTGCTGTTTACGGTGGCAATGACGGAATTATGTTTGAACAAGAAAAAAAAGCATTGCGTGAAGGTGCCGATATTATTATTGCCACACCGGGAAGATTGCTTTCGCATATCAGTCAGGGCTATGGCAACTTTGATAATTTACAACATCTTGTTTTAGATGAAGCAGACCGCATGCTCGACATGGGATTTAATGATGATATCATGCGCATTATTTCCAAGCTGCCGAAGAAAAGACAAACCCTATTTTTTTCAGCAACGATGCCACCTAAAATCCGCATACTTGCCAATAAATTATTAACTAATCCACAGGAAATAAATATTGCCACATCCAAACCTGCCGAAGGTGTTATGCAAGGAGCATATGTATTATTCGAAGATCAAAAAATACCTTTAGTAAAATCCTTGCTTACCGGAAAAAAAATTGCCACTGTTTTAATTTTTTCATCTACCAAAGAAAAAGTAAAACGATTAGAAATAGAATTGCGCAAATTAAAAATAGATGCTGCCGCAATTCATTCTGACCTTGATCAAAATCAAAGAAAAGATGTGTTGAGGAAATTCAGTAGTAAACAGTTACATGTACTGGTAGCAACAGATATTTTATCCAGAGGAATTGATATAGATTCCATTGGATTAGTATTGAACTATGATGTGCCCGGCGATGCAGAAGATTACATTCATCGTGTAGGAAGAACTGCAAGAGCAGATACTACAGGAGTTGCACTCACATTTATTAATGAGCAAGATCAAAGAAAATTTAAAAGTATAGAAGACCTCATTGGATATCCTGTAAAAAAATTAGATCTGCCACCTGAGTTAGGTGCTGTTCCTGAATACAATCCCGGCGCAAGGAGGCAAAATAATTTCAATCGCCGCAGACCAAACAGAAATACGAATAGAAAATAA